The sequence AGGCAGCCGCGCTGCTCGACGAAACGCTCGACCCGATCGCGCGGGAGAACCCCGGACTCCGGCTGCGCAGGAGCACGGTCGAGGGCCTGGCCCGCCGGGTGCTGACGGAACGCTCGGCCGCGGCCGACCTGCTGGTCGTCGGCGCACGCCGTCGGCGGGGGCTCGTGGGACTGGAGCTCGGGCGAGTCGCCCACCGCACTCTGCACCACGCCCTGTGCCCGGTCGCCGTCGTCCCGCAGGAGAACCCGGGAACCACGGAAGGAGACCCGTCATGACCAGTACCGTCGGATCGCACGGCGTGGGGGACCTCGGCCGCCGTGCCGCGGCACGGCGCGCGCAGCTCGGCCTCTCCCTGGAGGACGTGGCCGGACGCGCCGGTTCCACGCCCGGCTACGTCGCGTACGTGGAGGAGCAGATCTCCTCCCCGAGCCCCGCGTTCCTCGTCCGGCTCGCGGACGCCCTGGAGACGGACGTTCAGGATCTCGCCGGTGCCACGGCGGACCTGCCGCAGGGCGCGGCCGTCGCCGGCCACCACCCGCGCATGGACGAACTCGACGAGACGGAGTGCTGGGCGCTGATCGACGGCCACGGGGTCGGTCGCGTCGCGATCGGAGGCGAGGACGGGCCGGCGGTCTTTCCCGTGAACTACCAGGTCGTCGACGGGAAGATCGTCTTCATGACCGCCGCCGACTCCCGCCTCGCGCGGACGACATCGACCGGAGCCGAGGTCGCCTTCGAGCAGGACCGGCTGGACGAGGCGTTCAGCCAGGGCTGGAGCGTGCTCGCCGTCGGCAGGACCCGAGCGGTGCTCGACGGGGCCGAGGTCAGGCGGCTGCAGGACGCCATGCACTCGCGGCCGTGGGCCGGCGACGGGCGTGAGACCTTCGTGACTCTCGCGCCGGAGCGGGTGACGGGGCGGCGCATCGTGGTGCCGGGGGCTCCCGGGACGGCCGGCAGCGGGCCGGATCGAGCGCCGGCGCGCTGACGCTGGAGGGTCCCCGGTCCGACCGGACCGGGGACCCTTCGGCGCGTCGGCCTCCCTCATGGCTGAGGAACGACGACCACCGGTGCCGGGCTGTGGTGAATGACGGCCTGGGCGACGTGACCGAGATGAGGACCGAGCGGAACCTTCCGGGCGCGGCGGCCCACGACCACGAGTTCCGCCTCCTGCGATGCCTCGGCCATCTGGAAGGCGGGCGAGCCCACGACGGCCTTGGCGGTGGCCTCCACCTCCGGGTACTGCTCGCGCCAGGGCCCCAGCAGCCCGTTGAGCTCCTCGGCGAGCTTCTTGCTCTGATCCACGCCGAGGGCGGAGTCCATGAGCGCGGCGTAGCCGTACGAGGCGGGGAGGGTCCAGCTGTGCAGGAACCGCAGCGTCAGCTGCCTGCGGGCGGCCTCCGGGAACGCGAAGGCGAGCAACGCCTCGCAGCCGCGGTGGAGATCGATGCCCACGACGATGTCACGGGACGCGGCCGGCCGTTCATCCTCCGCCCGCACGAGTACGACGGGCTTCTGCGCGGCGGCGACGACACCGAGGGACACCGAGCCGACGAGGAACCCGAAGGCCCTTCCGAGGCCTCTGGAGCCGAGAACCGCGAGGTCCGCCTCGTTCACGGCGGCTGTCAGCTCCTCGGCCGCCCGGCCACGGGTCTGCATGGCGAACACCTCCAGCCCGGGATGCCCGGTCTGCACGCGCTGCACCGTCTCCCGCAGCAGCGTCGCGGCCCGCTCGGTCGCTTCCTCGAACTGCACCACCGGTACCTCCGGGGCCGCGGGCAACTCCTCCACACACATCAGCCCGAGCGGTACCTGCCGGAACACGGCCTCCGCGGCCGCCCAGTCCACCGCGGCGAGGCTCTCATCGGATCCGTCCACACCGACGACGACCTGCGCTGTCATGACGTACCTCCTCGCACGGACTCCAGAACCTCAGCCTGCCCCCCACCGCCCCGGGACAGCAGGGCCGTGCAGGTCTCATCGGGGACCGAACGGCCCCTCCCCGTCACGCGCGCGGCGGTGCCAACGTAAGAGCTGTACTCCCGGGAATCCGTAGTGGACCCGGCCCGCACCGAGTCGCCGAGGAGAGTCATGAACAGCGCGATGTCCACCCGGTACGAGCTCGGCACCGTGGTCGTGGGCGTCGACGGGTCCCCGTCCGGTGGCGAGGCCGTGTTCTGGGCGGCCGCCGAGGCGGATCGCCGCGGACGCTCCCTGCTCCTCGTCCATGGCGCCGACACCGATACGCGCGCCACGTACACCGACGCGGAGGCCGTCCGGGCCGTACGGGAGGCGGGCGGTGAACTGCTCGACGAGAGCGTACGCGCCGTCCGGGCCCGGTTCCCCGCTCTCGACGTCTCCGGCGAACTCAGCCGGCAGGAACCGGTGTCCGCGCTCCTGGCCGCCGCCGGCGAGCGGGGAACCGTTGTCGTGGGCAACCGGGGGCTCGGCGGCTTCGCGTCCCTCACGCTCGGCTCGGTCGGTCTGGGGGTCGCGGCGCGCGCCGACGTTCCGGTGGTCGTCGTGCGGGGAGCGGCCGAGCGCCCCGCGACCGGCTCGGTCACCGCGGCGGTGCGCGGCACGGAGGACGAGCCGTGGATAGCGTTCGCCGCCGCTGAAGCACAGGCTCGCGGGGCCGCGTTGGAGCTCGTCAGCGTCTGGAACGTCCTTTCCCAGGTCGGCAGCGTCGCCACCATGCTCGACGACCTCGACGGGATGGCACGGGAGCGGGTGCACGAGGTGAAGAACCTCGCGGACCGGGTCCGCGCGCTCCATCCCGGTCTCGTCGTCAAGCACCACGTGGCGACCGGGACGAGCGTCCCGGGCACTCTCGTCGACGCCGGCGCGGACACCGACCTGATG is a genomic window of Streptomyces sp. NBC_00708 containing:
- a CDS encoding pyridoxamine 5'-phosphate oxidase family protein → MTSTVGSHGVGDLGRRAAARRAQLGLSLEDVAGRAGSTPGYVAYVEEQISSPSPAFLVRLADALETDVQDLAGATADLPQGAAVAGHHPRMDELDETECWALIDGHGVGRVAIGGEDGPAVFPVNYQVVDGKIVFMTAADSRLARTTSTGAEVAFEQDRLDEAFSQGWSVLAVGRTRAVLDGAEVRRLQDAMHSRPWAGDGRETFVTLAPERVTGRRIVVPGAPGTAGSGPDRAPAR
- a CDS encoding universal stress protein, producing the protein MTAQVVVGVDGSDESLAAVDWAAAEAVFRQVPLGLMCVEELPAAPEVPVVQFEEATERAATLLRETVQRVQTGHPGLEVFAMQTRGRAAEELTAAVNEADLAVLGSRGLGRAFGFLVGSVSLGVVAAAQKPVVLVRAEDERPAASRDIVVGIDLHRGCEALLAFAFPEAARRQLTLRFLHSWTLPASYGYAALMDSALGVDQSKKLAEELNGLLGPWREQYPEVEATAKAVVGSPAFQMAEASQEAELVVVGRRARKVPLGPHLGHVAQAVIHHSPAPVVVVPQP
- a CDS encoding universal stress protein, which codes for MNSAMSTRYELGTVVVGVDGSPSGGEAVFWAAAEADRRGRSLLLVHGADTDTRATYTDAEAVRAVREAGGELLDESVRAVRARFPALDVSGELSRQEPVSALLAAAGERGTVVVGNRGLGGFASLTLGSVGLGVAARADVPVVVVRGAAERPATGSVTAAVRGTEDEPWIAFAAAEAQARGAALELVSVWNVLSQVGSVATMLDDLDGMARERVHEVKNLADRVRALHPGLVVKHHVATGTSVPGTLVDAGADTDLMVTGRSRRRLTTAPAPGRVAHALIHHAHCPVAVVPAAPTAGADTT